A DNA window from Luteolibacter luteus contains the following coding sequences:
- a CDS encoding right-handed parallel beta-helix repeat-containing protein has protein sequence MTEFAAARERIAELVRTAPNETIALRYQDGLIDFDRALAAIREDMEKEDPEVTKRNEWMLAAKGSEAPAFPEPKNGKAEEEKPEPEQKKKESGPEPEPPVDDSLAEQEFEHSQPADKPASRGLVGTLFIIFLLALAGGGIAYTKFQEHEKYRARERLTFLERLGARMVEARRWDEANLAYKEIEELDPKSEIAVVGRRSIEAGMEEEQRQFVGYWSGQALAEFEAGRLDEAAAAAQKVLDRYPGQKEVTELFNKIEQSRSTAAREALVAATTAAIQKRRWDDAEAKAAQLASAFPGDPEGNVLLSEIRAGREKEAREKARAQELFAAAKGRDQGTFDGEAMEWLREATALAPDDSEIAALYKKMTSYTRTLQVPGDFSTLNEAIAAARDRDRISVGEGTWTGPIIVDKAITLEGAGRDKTIVEVEAVTSTAATFGRKSSGTQVSGITFRHRGFDPGLNRFSALLIRGAEVVLSDCRVADSAGHGLAVMEAGRVSATRCLFENNGWDGVAVRGAGSRVELSECEATGNFGHGFDLWEGGTGAIHNSVARDNSGNGILVDTNGDNVVLGNNDLRGNREYGIVAFAGVSGRIHGNQCRENLLGGMAVRFAAERLAFENNKLEKNLGPGLALEQGLKETSFATNSATGNSGGKNTVTNADFSSGE, from the coding sequence ATGACCGAGTTTGCCGCAGCCCGCGAACGGATCGCGGAGCTGGTGCGGACCGCTCCCAATGAAACGATCGCCCTCCGCTACCAGGACGGCCTGATCGACTTCGACCGCGCCCTCGCCGCCATACGGGAGGACATGGAGAAAGAGGATCCGGAAGTCACGAAGCGTAACGAATGGATGCTTGCCGCCAAAGGCTCCGAGGCACCCGCATTCCCCGAACCAAAAAACGGGAAGGCGGAGGAGGAAAAGCCGGAGCCGGAGCAAAAGAAGAAAGAGTCCGGCCCCGAGCCCGAGCCGCCTGTGGACGACTCGCTCGCAGAGCAGGAGTTCGAGCACTCCCAGCCTGCCGACAAACCGGCATCCCGCGGCTTGGTCGGCACCCTTTTTATCATTTTCCTGCTGGCTCTGGCCGGCGGAGGGATCGCCTACACGAAGTTCCAAGAGCACGAAAAATACCGGGCTCGGGAACGCCTCACATTTCTAGAGCGCCTTGGTGCCCGGATGGTCGAGGCACGCCGCTGGGACGAGGCCAACCTCGCCTACAAGGAAATCGAGGAGCTTGATCCCAAGTCGGAGATCGCCGTGGTCGGTCGTCGCAGCATCGAGGCCGGCATGGAAGAGGAGCAACGCCAGTTCGTCGGCTATTGGTCCGGACAGGCACTCGCGGAATTCGAGGCCGGACGCTTGGACGAAGCCGCCGCCGCCGCGCAGAAGGTGCTGGATCGCTACCCCGGCCAAAAAGAGGTCACCGAGCTTTTCAACAAAATCGAGCAATCCCGCAGCACCGCCGCGCGTGAGGCCTTGGTGGCGGCCACCACCGCCGCCATCCAGAAGCGCCGCTGGGATGATGCGGAAGCAAAGGCGGCCCAGCTCGCCTCCGCATTCCCCGGCGATCCGGAGGGGAATGTCCTTCTCTCTGAAATCCGGGCAGGCCGGGAAAAGGAAGCCCGGGAAAAAGCTCGCGCCCAAGAGCTCTTCGCCGCCGCCAAGGGCCGCGACCAAGGCACCTTCGACGGCGAGGCCATGGAGTGGCTGCGGGAGGCCACGGCGCTCGCCCCCGATGACTCGGAAATCGCCGCGCTCTACAAAAAGATGACGTCCTATACCCGGACCCTGCAGGTCCCGGGGGACTTCTCAACGCTCAATGAAGCGATCGCCGCAGCCCGGGATCGCGACCGCATTTCCGTCGGCGAAGGAACTTGGACCGGCCCGATCATCGTGGATAAGGCGATCACGCTCGAAGGTGCCGGCCGCGACAAGACGATCGTCGAGGTGGAGGCAGTCACCAGCACGGCAGCCACCTTCGGCCGTAAATCCTCCGGCACCCAGGTCAGCGGAATTACCTTCCGCCATCGTGGATTCGATCCCGGCCTGAACCGTTTCTCGGCGTTGCTGATCCGTGGTGCCGAGGTCGTCCTGAGTGACTGCCGGGTCGCGGATTCCGCAGGGCACGGCCTTGCCGTCATGGAGGCCGGCCGCGTTTCGGCCACGCGCTGCCTCTTCGAGAACAATGGCTGGGATGGCGTCGCGGTCCGCGGTGCCGGAAGCCGCGTCGAACTCTCCGAGTGCGAAGCCACCGGCAACTTCGGCCACGGCTTCGACCTCTGGGAAGGTGGCACCGGAGCGATCCACAATAGCGTGGCCCGCGACAACAGTGGCAACGGGATCCTCGTGGACACCAATGGCGACAACGTCGTGCTGGGGAACAACGACCTTCGCGGCAACCGGGAATACGGCATTGTCGCGTTCGCCGGTGTCTCCGGCCGGATCCACGGGAACCAGTGCCGGGAAAACCTCCTTGGGGGCATGGCCGTCCGGTTCGCCGCGGAACGACTGGCTTTCGAAAACAACAAACTGGAGAAAAACCTCGGCCCCGGCCTCGCCTTGGAGCAGGGCCTGAAGGAAACCTCCTTCGCCACGAACAGCGCCACCGGCAACTCCGGGGGCAAGAATACGGTCACGAATGCCGACTTTTCGAGCGGCGAATAA
- a CDS encoding NAD+ synthase: MKVGIAQINAVIGDFPGNAKRLLQAYRECLEAGADLVITPELSLVGYPPRDLVLRSGFVDKCLQALDYLAGEVKDVPLLVGYLDHHDSGKPGKPFRNAAAFLHHGEVAEKRWKTLLPAYDVFDERRYFEPGERCEPILWNGSRLGITICEDIWIEGYQERPLYDRDPVKELCDAGIDILLNLSASPFHLGKPGLRRGLMTDLAKKAGVPVVFANAAGAQDELVFDGHSLVASPDGKIVVQMKGFESACLTVDLDALPADEAPLEILGAEEQVFHALVLGLRDYAWKCGFRSACLGLSGGIDSALVAVIAAAALGPENVHGLTLPSGYSSPGSVTDSEALAENLGIRCDTIPIEGIFGAVKSAMAPLFLSLSPDVTEENMQARIRGLLLMALANKEGHLLLSTGNKSELAVGYCTIYGDMCGGLAVISDVPKTRVFDLCHWLNREREIIPRNIMEKPPSAELRPDQKDQDTLPPYPALDGILELYVERQLAAEEIVAQGYDEATVRWVQRRVDQNEWKRRQAAPGLRVTTKAFGTGRQMPLAQGYGI, from the coding sequence ATGAAAGTCGGCATCGCCCAGATCAATGCGGTGATCGGGGATTTCCCCGGCAACGCGAAACGGCTGCTCCAAGCCTACCGCGAGTGCTTGGAAGCCGGTGCGGATCTCGTGATCACCCCGGAGTTGTCGCTCGTCGGCTACCCGCCCCGTGATCTCGTGCTGCGTTCCGGCTTCGTGGACAAGTGTCTTCAGGCCTTGGACTATCTCGCCGGGGAGGTGAAGGATGTCCCACTTCTGGTCGGCTATCTCGACCACCATGATAGCGGAAAACCCGGCAAGCCCTTCCGCAATGCCGCGGCTTTCCTGCATCACGGAGAAGTCGCGGAGAAGCGCTGGAAAACCCTGCTGCCCGCTTACGATGTCTTTGACGAACGGCGCTATTTCGAGCCCGGCGAGCGATGTGAGCCGATCCTGTGGAATGGATCCCGCCTTGGTATCACCATTTGCGAGGATATTTGGATCGAAGGATATCAGGAGCGGCCGCTTTATGACAGGGATCCGGTGAAAGAGTTATGTGACGCAGGCATCGATATCTTGCTGAATTTATCCGCATCCCCTTTCCATCTTGGCAAACCCGGTCTTCGCCGGGGGCTCATGACGGACTTGGCGAAGAAAGCCGGCGTCCCCGTGGTCTTCGCCAATGCTGCGGGAGCTCAAGACGAGCTGGTTTTCGACGGCCATTCCCTTGTCGCTTCGCCGGACGGAAAGATCGTCGTGCAAATGAAAGGCTTCGAATCCGCATGCCTGACCGTGGATCTGGACGCCCTGCCTGCCGACGAAGCTCCCTTGGAAATCCTCGGGGCGGAGGAGCAGGTCTTCCATGCGCTGGTGCTGGGACTCCGGGACTACGCGTGGAAGTGCGGCTTCCGCAGCGCCTGTCTCGGCCTCAGCGGCGGGATCGACTCGGCCTTGGTTGCCGTCATCGCCGCCGCGGCCTTGGGACCGGAGAATGTCCACGGCCTCACCCTCCCCAGCGGCTACTCGTCACCCGGCAGCGTGACGGATTCGGAGGCTTTGGCGGAGAATCTCGGCATCCGTTGCGACACCATCCCGATCGAAGGGATCTTCGGGGCGGTGAAATCCGCCATGGCGCCTTTGTTCCTGAGCCTATCGCCCGATGTCACCGAGGAGAACATGCAAGCCCGGATTCGCGGACTCCTACTCATGGCACTCGCGAACAAGGAAGGTCATCTGCTGCTGAGCACCGGAAACAAAAGCGAGCTCGCCGTAGGCTATTGCACCATCTATGGCGACATGTGCGGCGGATTGGCGGTCATTTCGGATGTTCCGAAAACTCGTGTCTTCGACCTCTGCCACTGGCTCAACCGGGAACGTGAAATTATCCCCCGGAACATTATGGAGAAACCGCCGAGCGCTGAACTGCGCCCGGACCAGAAGGACCAGGACACCCTGCCCCCCTATCCAGCGCTGGATGGCATCCTGGAGCTCTATGTGGAGCGCCAATTGGCCGCGGAGGAAATCGTCGCGCAGGGTTACGACGAGGCCACCGTACGCTGGGTGCAGCGCCGGGTGGACCAGAACGAATGGAAGCGCCGCCAAGCCGCTCCCGGCCTGCGCGTGACGACCAAGGCCTTCGGCACCGGCCGGCAGATGCCTCTGGCTCAGGGCTACGGTATCTAG
- a CDS encoding TrmH family RNA methyltransferase: MEPDWLKTLRTQLDTRNDPWVVLEGQKSVEAAIAGWWEVPGVLVAEDHPWEAPVWSGLELLRRGRNEMDDLADPSTHEGVLGLAKLPNETGDVAAFMKGLEPEALLVVCPRLDDPALIGEIVRGADAFDAAGVIFGAEGMSPFEPEAVRASGSTVFKLPVRIADGGMVLRCLLTAGFQLIGLDDSADAMPASNLPDLASRRALILGEEDGRLGRFWRKACNLRVRGDADTVLSHLAL; the protein is encoded by the coding sequence GTGGAACCCGACTGGCTGAAAACCCTCCGCACGCAACTCGACACTCGCAATGACCCGTGGGTCGTGCTGGAGGGCCAGAAGAGCGTCGAAGCGGCGATCGCCGGTTGGTGGGAAGTCCCCGGGGTGCTGGTGGCCGAGGATCATCCATGGGAAGCGCCGGTATGGTCCGGGCTGGAGTTGCTGCGCAGGGGGAGGAACGAAATGGATGATCTCGCTGATCCGTCGACCCACGAGGGGGTGCTCGGTCTTGCCAAGCTGCCGAATGAAACCGGGGATGTGGCTGCCTTCATGAAGGGCCTCGAGCCCGAGGCGCTGCTGGTGGTGTGTCCCAGGCTGGATGACCCGGCGTTGATCGGGGAGATCGTGCGCGGGGCGGATGCCTTCGATGCGGCGGGCGTGATCTTCGGAGCGGAAGGGATGTCGCCCTTTGAACCCGAAGCCGTGCGTGCCTCAGGGAGCACGGTCTTCAAACTGCCGGTCCGTATTGCGGATGGCGGGATGGTCTTGCGTTGTCTTTTGACGGCAGGATTTCAATTGATCGGTTTGGATGACTCGGCGGATGCGATGCCAGCTTCGAATCTTCCGGATCTGGCTTCGCGTCGCGCGCTGATCCTCGGCGAAGAAGATGGCAGGTTGGGACGATTTTGGAGGAAGGCCTGCAACCTGCGCGTGCGTGGGGATGCGGATACCGTTCTGAGTCATCTGGCACTCTAA